From Streptomyces sp. NBC_01754, a single genomic window includes:
- a CDS encoding cytochrome P450 family protein, with protein sequence MSERDGAPVALTAAEMTDPVALLERLGTDKPVHKVLLPDGMPGWLVTGYKEARRALSDPRLARSNEHADASLQKYLALYNDEFFRHSMVFNDRPRHTRMKKLVSQAFTPRYLENLRPKVQRITDDLIDSVVSAGEAEVIESLAVPLPNSVICDWFGVPMSDREEFRYHCGVVTGLSVSTNETELAEAGKYFDRYLGELIDHRKVDSGGDDMVSAILHGQEDNATLSDIELRANIFLMLTGSVETAVNMIANGLLQLIRNPGQTARLRADPSLIPQAVEEILRIDPPVVTVAYHFAKDTVAIGDVMVEPGEHVVISMPATNYDAREFPEPARFDIDRAKPHLSFSHGIHFCLGAPLARLEGDVFFTTLLNRLQDIELAVPEADLAWKPSYFVHRLEALPIRFTASMARAAA encoded by the coding sequence ATGTCTGAGCGAGACGGCGCCCCGGTCGCGCTGACCGCGGCCGAGATGACCGATCCGGTGGCCCTGCTCGAAAGGCTCGGCACCGACAAGCCGGTGCACAAGGTGCTGCTGCCCGACGGCATGCCGGGATGGCTGGTGACCGGGTACAAGGAGGCCCGCCGTGCCCTGTCCGATCCGCGTCTGGCCCGCAGCAACGAGCACGCCGACGCGAGTCTTCAGAAGTACCTCGCGCTGTACAACGACGAGTTCTTCCGGCACTCGATGGTCTTCAACGACCGGCCGCGGCACACCAGGATGAAGAAGCTCGTCTCGCAGGCTTTCACCCCGCGCTATCTGGAGAACCTGCGGCCCAAGGTGCAGCGGATCACCGACGACCTGATCGACTCGGTCGTGTCGGCGGGTGAGGCCGAGGTGATCGAGTCGCTCGCGGTTCCGTTGCCGAACTCCGTGATCTGCGACTGGTTCGGTGTGCCGATGTCGGACCGGGAGGAGTTCCGGTACCACTGCGGTGTGGTGACCGGCCTCTCGGTGAGCACGAACGAGACGGAACTGGCGGAGGCGGGCAAGTACTTCGACCGGTACCTCGGCGAGCTGATCGATCACCGCAAGGTCGACAGCGGCGGGGACGACATGGTGTCCGCGATCCTGCACGGCCAGGAGGACAACGCCACGCTGTCGGACATCGAGCTGCGGGCGAACATCTTCCTGATGCTGACCGGTTCGGTCGAGACCGCGGTGAACATGATCGCGAACGGTCTGCTGCAACTGATCCGCAACCCCGGGCAGACCGCTCGGCTGCGTGCGGACCCGTCGTTGATACCGCAGGCGGTCGAGGAGATCCTGCGGATCGACCCGCCGGTGGTGACGGTGGCCTACCACTTCGCGAAGGACACCGTCGCGATCGGCGACGTGATGGTCGAGCCGGGTGAGCACGTGGTGATCTCGATGCCGGCGACGAACTACGACGCCCGCGAGTTCCCGGAGCCGGCCAGGTTCGACATCGACCGGGCGAAGCCGCATCTGTCGTTCAGCCACGGCATCCACTTCTGCCTCGGCGCTCCCCTGGCCCGGCTGGAGGGCGACGTCTTCTTCACCACCCTGCTGAACCGTCTCCAGGACATCGAACTGGCTGTTCCGGAGGCGGAC
- a CDS encoding 4-hydroxyphenylacetate 3-hydroxylase N-terminal domain-containing protein, producing MATGGSQGSGHGNGGAGSGERRRTRPLTGDEYVESLRDSREVYIYGDRVKDVTEHVAFRNPIRMTARLYDALHDPATKDVLTAPTDTGSDGYTHRFFRTPHSVEDMVADQQAIAEWARIGYGWMGRSPDYKASFLGTLGANAEFYEPFADNARRWYRESQEKVLYWNHALVNPPVDRKLPPDQVADVFIHVRKETDAGVVVSGAKVVATGSALTHYNFIAHHGLPIKKREFALVATIPMDAKGMKLLCRPSYTKQASATGSPFDYPLSSRLDENDTILVLDNVLIPWENVFVYGDVGKAQTFTGESGFIERSTFHGCTRLAVKLEFIAGLLSKALEITGTEDFRGVQTRVGEVLAWRNLFWGLSDAAARNPVPWRDGALLPNPQYSQAYRWFTQIGYPRVREIVMQDVASALVYINSSTDDFANPAIRGYLDRYLRGSNGIDAVTRSKVMKLLWDSVGTEFAGRHELYERNYAGNHENTRIELLFSQLASGQVDRYRAFVDTCLDEYDLDGWTVPDLSR from the coding sequence ATGGCCACCGGCGGATCCCAGGGCAGTGGGCACGGCAACGGCGGTGCGGGGAGCGGGGAGCGCAGGCGCACCCGTCCGCTGACCGGTGACGAGTACGTCGAGAGTCTGCGTGACAGCCGCGAGGTGTACATCTACGGCGACCGGGTCAAGGACGTCACCGAGCACGTGGCGTTCCGCAATCCCATCCGTATGACCGCGCGCCTCTACGACGCGCTGCACGACCCGGCCACCAAGGACGTGCTGACGGCGCCCACCGACACCGGGAGCGACGGCTACACGCACCGGTTCTTCCGTACGCCCCACAGTGTCGAGGACATGGTTGCCGACCAGCAGGCGATCGCGGAGTGGGCGCGGATCGGTTACGGCTGGATGGGCCGCAGCCCCGACTACAAGGCGTCGTTCCTCGGCACGCTCGGTGCGAACGCCGAGTTCTACGAGCCGTTCGCCGACAACGCGCGCCGCTGGTACCGCGAGTCGCAGGAGAAGGTCCTCTACTGGAACCACGCGCTGGTCAACCCGCCGGTGGACCGCAAGCTTCCGCCGGACCAGGTCGCGGACGTCTTCATCCACGTCCGCAAGGAGACCGACGCCGGGGTGGTCGTGAGTGGTGCCAAGGTCGTCGCCACCGGTTCGGCGCTCACCCACTACAACTTCATCGCCCACCACGGACTGCCCATCAAGAAGCGGGAGTTCGCGCTGGTGGCCACGATCCCCATGGACGCCAAGGGGATGAAGCTGCTGTGCCGCCCGTCCTACACGAAACAGGCGTCGGCGACGGGCTCGCCGTTCGACTACCCGCTCTCCTCGCGGCTGGACGAGAACGACACGATCCTCGTGCTGGACAACGTGCTGATCCCGTGGGAGAACGTGTTCGTCTACGGTGACGTCGGCAAGGCGCAGACGTTCACCGGCGAGTCGGGCTTCATCGAGCGCTCGACGTTCCACGGCTGTACGCGTCTCGCGGTGAAACTGGAGTTCATCGCCGGTCTGCTGTCGAAGGCGCTGGAGATCACCGGTACCGAGGACTTCCGTGGGGTGCAGACCAGGGTCGGTGAGGTCCTGGCGTGGCGGAACCTGTTCTGGGGGCTGTCGGACGCGGCGGCGCGCAATCCGGTGCCGTGGCGCGACGGGGCGCTGCTGCCCAATCCGCAGTACAGCCAGGCCTACCGTTGGTTCACGCAGATCGGGTATCCGCGGGTGCGGGAGATCGTGATGCAGGACGTGGCGAGCGCGTTGGTCTACATCAACTCCAGTACGGACGATTTCGCGAATCCCGCCATCCGCGGGTACCTGGACAGGTACCTGCGGGGTTCCAACGGGATCGACGCGGTGACCCGCTCCAAGGTGATGAAGCTCCTGTGGGACTCGGTGGGCACGGAGTTCGCCGGCCGGCACGAGCTGTACGAGCGCAACTACGCGGGCAATCACGAGAACACGCGGATCGAGCTGCTCTTCAGTCAGCTGGCGTCCGGTCAGGTCGACCGGTACCGCGCTTTCGTCGACACCTGCCTCGACGAGTACGACCTCGACGGATGGACCGTGCCGGACCTGTCCCGCTAG
- a CDS encoding O-methyltransferase, which produces MSTFRVDEHASNYIVSSCTRPDPVVNAVIADTQELGDLYEMLTPVEQAGFLTVLAKTMAPRTVIDIGTFTGLSAMCFARGLAPGGRVYTCDVTEDWIHIARRHWDAAGVSGQIQFVLGPARTTLPKIVRDGEADLVFVDADKLSYPQYVETAARLLRSGGLLILDNVLLNGTVFAPEQVEDELRRYAAETMREVNAKLAVDERFETVMLPFADGVTLARRL; this is translated from the coding sequence ATGAGTACGTTTCGGGTCGACGAGCACGCAAGCAACTACATCGTCTCGTCGTGCACGCGGCCGGACCCGGTCGTGAACGCGGTGATCGCGGACACCCAGGAGCTCGGCGACCTGTACGAGATGCTGACCCCGGTGGAACAGGCCGGTTTCCTGACCGTGCTCGCCAAGACCATGGCACCGCGCACGGTCATCGACATCGGCACGTTCACCGGGCTGTCGGCGATGTGCTTCGCCCGCGGCCTGGCACCGGGAGGGCGCGTCTACACCTGTGACGTGACCGAGGATTGGATCCACATCGCACGCAGGCACTGGGACGCGGCGGGGGTGAGCGGCCAAATCCAGTTCGTGCTCGGTCCCGCGCGCACGACGCTGCCCAAGATCGTCCGTGACGGCGAGGCCGATCTGGTGTTCGTGGACGCGGACAAGCTGTCCTACCCGCAGTACGTGGAGACGGCCGCACGGCTGCTGCGCTCCGGGGGGCTGCTGATCCTGGACAACGTCCTGCTGAACGGCACGGTCTTCGCGCCGGAGCAGGTCGAGGACGAACTGCGGCGCTACGCGGCCGAGACGATGCGCGAAGTCAATGCGAAACTCGCCGTGGACGAGCGGTTCGAGACGGTGATGCTGCCGTTCGCCGACGGCGTGACGCTCGCGCGGAGGCTCTGA
- a CDS encoding nucleotide disphospho-sugar-binding domain-containing protein, whose protein sequence is MRVLFTIYPNSYAHLYPVVPLAWALQSAGHEVRVATHHSSAEMILGTGLTPVPLGNPELVPVRLTEDCSQPEHPDLVLKYADVMGLSKEDREHWIVFYQYLLNPISDYVRVDRDEASDLVEFAKIWKPDLVLWDPTHPAGGVAAKVSGAAHARLLISQDQFGWSLDRLAESADALRAAGLDENPIATLLAPLAEKYGLEVDQELLVGQWTVDPMFQDFRLPTSTKKLAMRQVPYVDPQVSSSWLHERPEGTRCDCCGRRGTRRVALSLGESVRRFIPGDWDRAPKILKACEGLDDIEFIATLDKMQLADVDKVPSNVRTFDWVPLPALMPTCSTLIHHGGNGTYASAVAFQVPQLVCDIKDESVLLKLVDDEPDELRTGTYRNGYEAGIREETATGTHWELPAKKIEATPVSEFVIAKGVGGRLDHRAQSVEEIRELIWRTAHDPAYHHAAVNLRSEWLAMPSPSDIIPDLERLVVQNRRL, encoded by the coding sequence ATGCGTGTTCTGTTCACCATCTACCCGAACTCCTACGCTCACCTGTACCCGGTCGTGCCGCTGGCATGGGCGTTGCAGAGCGCCGGCCACGAGGTACGCGTCGCCACGCACCACAGCTCCGCCGAGATGATCCTGGGAACGGGGCTCACCCCCGTCCCGCTGGGCAATCCGGAACTGGTCCCCGTCCGGCTGACCGAGGACTGCAGCCAGCCCGAACACCCGGACCTGGTGCTCAAGTACGCCGACGTGATGGGGCTGAGCAAGGAGGACCGCGAACACTGGATCGTCTTCTACCAGTACCTGCTGAACCCGATCTCCGACTACGTGCGGGTGGACCGCGACGAGGCGAGCGACCTCGTCGAGTTCGCCAAGATCTGGAAGCCCGACCTGGTCCTCTGGGACCCCACCCACCCCGCCGGCGGCGTCGCCGCCAAGGTGTCGGGCGCCGCCCACGCCCGCCTGCTGATCAGCCAGGACCAGTTCGGCTGGTCCCTGGACCGGCTGGCCGAGAGCGCCGACGCACTGCGCGCCGCCGGCCTGGACGAGAACCCGATCGCGACCCTGCTGGCGCCGCTGGCCGAGAAGTACGGGCTGGAGGTCGACCAGGAACTGCTCGTCGGGCAGTGGACCGTCGACCCGATGTTCCAGGACTTCCGCCTGCCGACCAGCACGAAGAAGCTGGCCATGCGCCAGGTCCCCTACGTGGACCCGCAGGTGTCCTCCAGCTGGCTGCACGAGCGGCCCGAGGGGACCCGCTGCGACTGCTGCGGGCGGCGTGGCACGCGCCGGGTCGCGCTGTCGCTCGGCGAATCCGTCCGCCGGTTCATACCCGGTGACTGGGACCGAGCACCGAAGATCCTCAAGGCGTGCGAGGGCCTGGACGACATCGAGTTCATCGCCACCCTCGACAAGATGCAACTCGCCGACGTCGACAAGGTACCGAGCAACGTGCGCACCTTCGACTGGGTACCGCTGCCCGCACTGATGCCGACCTGCTCGACCCTCATCCACCACGGCGGCAACGGCACCTACGCCTCCGCCGTCGCCTTCCAGGTCCCCCAGCTCGTCTGCGACATCAAGGACGAGTCGGTGCTGCTGAAGCTCGTCGACGACGAACCGGACGAACTGCGCACCGGTACCTACCGCAACGGCTACGAGGCGGGCATCCGCGAGGAGACGGCCACCGGCACGCACTGGGAACTCCCGGCCAAGAAGATCGAGGCGACCCCGGTGTCGGAGTTCGTCATCGCCAAGGGCGTGGGCGGCCGGCTCGACCACCGCGCACAGTCCGTCGAGGAGATCCGCGAGCTGATCTGGCGCACCGCCCACGACCCCGCCTACCACCACGCCGCGGTCAATCTGCGCAGCGAGTGGCTCGCCATGCCCAGTCCCAGCGACATCATCCCGGACCTCGAAAGGCTCGTCGTCCAGAACCGCCGCCTCTGA
- a CDS encoding acyl-CoA dehydrogenase family protein: MPTTQTPHRDELVARAAALVPLLRANAARADEQRRLPPEVIEALTDAGVFRLRVPARYGGYEADTRTLLDVTTALGRGDGSAAWVAQVYSIPGWMTGMFPDTVQDEVFATPDARVCGTLSPSGTARPAPGGIVVDGRWGFISGAHHAHWQVTISVLMPEDGEPYPVMALVPMSDLKTVDDWYASGLKGTGSITTLARDLFVPAERVVPLPAVLQGRPTSVTSARLPMYRTPLLPVATASTAGTLLGLAKAAREVFIERLPHRKITYTGYESQRTAPVTHLQVADATQKIDQAEFHALRLTGTVDTKAADGAPWKLEERARARADVGTICSLAQSAVETFAAASGGSSVYRDVPIQRIANDLRAAALHALINPATNAELYGRVLCGLEPDTPYI, from the coding sequence GTGCCGACCACGCAAACACCCCACCGGGACGAACTCGTGGCCCGCGCCGCGGCGCTGGTGCCGCTGCTGCGGGCGAACGCCGCGCGAGCGGACGAGCAGCGGAGACTGCCGCCGGAGGTGATCGAAGCACTCACCGACGCCGGGGTGTTCCGCCTGCGCGTACCGGCCCGCTACGGCGGCTACGAGGCGGACACCCGCACACTCCTGGACGTCACCACCGCCCTCGGCCGCGGCGACGGCTCCGCGGCCTGGGTCGCGCAGGTCTACTCCATCCCGGGCTGGATGACCGGCATGTTCCCCGACACCGTGCAGGACGAGGTGTTCGCCACGCCCGACGCACGGGTGTGCGGCACACTCAGCCCCTCGGGGACCGCCCGCCCGGCCCCCGGCGGCATCGTCGTCGACGGCAGGTGGGGCTTCATCTCCGGCGCCCACCACGCCCACTGGCAGGTGACCATCTCCGTACTCATGCCCGAGGACGGCGAACCGTACCCGGTGATGGCCCTGGTGCCGATGTCCGACCTCAAGACCGTCGACGACTGGTACGCCAGCGGCCTCAAGGGCACCGGCAGCATCACGACGCTCGCCCGGGACCTGTTCGTCCCGGCGGAACGCGTCGTGCCGCTGCCCGCGGTGCTCCAGGGCCGGCCCACCTCCGTGACCAGCGCGCGGCTCCCGATGTACCGGACCCCGCTGCTGCCGGTCGCCACGGCCTCGACCGCCGGCACACTGCTCGGACTCGCCAAGGCCGCACGGGAGGTCTTCATCGAACGCCTGCCCCACCGCAAGATCACCTACACCGGCTACGAGAGCCAGCGCACCGCGCCGGTCACCCACCTCCAGGTCGCCGACGCGACGCAGAAGATCGACCAGGCGGAGTTCCACGCGCTCCGGCTCACCGGGACCGTGGACACCAAGGCCGCCGACGGCGCGCCGTGGAAACTGGAGGAACGCGCCCGCGCCCGCGCCGACGTCGGAACCATCTGCTCCCTCGCCCAGTCGGCCGTGGAGACCTTCGCGGCGGCGAGCGGCGGATCGTCGGTGTACCGGGACGTACCGATCCAGCGGATCGCGAACGATCTGCGTGCCGCGGCACTGCACGCCCTGATCAACCCGGCCACCAACGCCGAACTCTACGGCCGGGTCCTGTGCGGCCTCGAACCCGACACCCCCTACATCTGA
- a CDS encoding MFS transporter, which translates to MTGTDVAPPSAGRRHWWALVVLALPTFMAAMDITALFLALPHISADLHTSSTQELWITDVYGFLIAGFLVTMGTLGDRVGRRKVLLIGATAFGILSVVAAFSTSPEMLIIVRALLGVAGATIMPSTLAFIMTMFQDPKQMSRAIGVWATSMLAGIAVGPAIGGLLLGFFWWGSVFLVAVPVMVTLLIAGPKLLPDIKNPMAGKLDLLSVLLSLLAILPVIYGLKETVSHGWAALPVAAAVIGLLCGIAFVVRQRRLENPLLDLSLFGIRTVSGGLVLGLLFAMIQGGMGLLVTQFLQIVGGYSALDTALWLLIPAGVMVIGIQLVTPISQKLRPGVVLVTGLIIASVGMFLLTQVEVVGGTTMLILGNSIIYLGGSPIGVLVNQVVMGAAPPERMGSAASLQSTGGELGVALGIATVGTIATGFYTNSLSLPDDVPAKAADAAQESIASAAATAGDQSPEVASGILSAAQEAFTSALNSTAAVCTVAFLALAVLAYTTIRHVPILAPPPAPPADDAGETADEGAVHS; encoded by the coding sequence ATGACCGGCACAGACGTAGCGCCACCCAGCGCCGGAAGGCGGCATTGGTGGGCTCTGGTTGTGCTCGCGCTGCCCACCTTCATGGCAGCCATGGACATCACGGCGCTCTTCCTCGCGCTTCCGCACATCTCCGCGGACCTTCACACCTCCAGCACGCAGGAGCTGTGGATCACCGACGTCTACGGGTTCCTCATCGCCGGCTTCCTGGTCACGATGGGCACGCTCGGCGACCGGGTGGGCAGGAGGAAGGTGCTGCTGATCGGCGCGACGGCGTTCGGCATCCTGTCGGTGGTCGCCGCGTTCTCGACGAGCCCGGAGATGCTGATCATCGTCCGTGCCCTGCTGGGTGTCGCCGGCGCCACGATCATGCCGTCGACGCTCGCGTTCATCATGACGATGTTCCAGGACCCCAAACAGATGAGCCGGGCGATCGGCGTGTGGGCGACCTCGATGCTGGCCGGAATCGCCGTCGGCCCGGCCATCGGAGGTCTGCTGCTCGGCTTCTTCTGGTGGGGCTCGGTGTTCCTGGTGGCCGTGCCCGTCATGGTCACCCTGCTCATCGCCGGCCCCAAGCTGCTGCCGGACATCAAGAACCCCATGGCGGGCAAGCTGGACCTGCTGAGCGTGCTGCTGTCCCTGCTCGCGATCCTGCCCGTCATCTACGGCCTCAAGGAGACGGTGAGCCACGGCTGGGCGGCCCTCCCGGTCGCCGCGGCCGTGATCGGCCTGCTGTGCGGCATCGCCTTCGTCGTACGGCAGCGCCGGCTGGAGAACCCGCTGCTGGACCTGAGCCTGTTCGGCATCCGCACCGTCAGCGGCGGCCTGGTGCTCGGCCTGCTGTTCGCCATGATCCAGGGCGGCATGGGCCTGCTGGTCACCCAGTTCCTGCAGATCGTCGGCGGCTACTCGGCGCTGGACACCGCGCTGTGGCTGCTGATCCCCGCCGGTGTCATGGTGATCGGCATCCAGCTGGTCACCCCGATCAGCCAGAAACTGCGCCCGGGCGTGGTCCTGGTGACCGGCCTCATCATCGCGTCCGTCGGCATGTTCCTGCTCACCCAGGTCGAAGTCGTCGGCGGTACGACCATGCTGATCCTCGGCAACAGCATCATCTACCTCGGCGGAAGCCCGATCGGCGTCCTGGTCAACCAGGTCGTCATGGGGGCCGCCCCACCGGAGCGGATGGGCTCGGCCGCGTCCCTCCAGTCGACCGGCGGAGAGCTGGGCGTCGCACTGGGTATCGCCACCGTGGGCACCATAGCCACAGGGTTCTACACCAACTCGCTCTCCCTGCCCGACGACGTACCGGCCAAGGCGGCCGACGCCGCGCAGGAGAGCATCGCCAGTGCGGCCGCCACGGCCGGCGACCAGTCACCAGAGGTGGCCTCCGGCATCCTCTCCGCCGCGCAGGAGGCGTTCACCAGCGCGCTGAACTCCACGGCCGCGGTCTGCACCGTGGCGTTCCTCGCCCTCGCGGTGCTCGCCTACACCACCATCCGGCACGTTCCGATCCTGGCACCGCCGCCGGCGCCACCGGCCGACGACGCCGGCGAGACGGCCGACGAGGGCGCCGTGCACTCCTGA
- a CDS encoding SgcJ/EcaC family oxidoreductase — MSVVGSGLDAYYGSFTSEREKAALGVPLRLVAAWSKNDADGMADEFTEDGVLILPGDVLKKGREEVRSFMAAAYAGPFKGTGVTGQPVDVRFVGDDVALLRTHGGILAPGETEIAPELAVRSTWVLVKEDGEWKLAGYQNSPRGTGATLRW, encoded by the coding sequence ATGTCTGTTGTGGGTTCCGGTCTGGATGCCTATTACGGGTCGTTCACGAGTGAGCGTGAGAAGGCGGCTCTGGGTGTTCCGTTGCGTCTGGTGGCCGCGTGGTCGAAGAATGACGCGGACGGGATGGCGGATGAGTTCACCGAGGACGGTGTTCTGATTCTTCCCGGTGATGTGCTGAAGAAGGGCCGTGAGGAGGTCCGTTCGTTCATGGCGGCTGCTTATGCGGGGCCGTTCAAGGGGACGGGTGTGACGGGTCAGCCGGTCGATGTGCGGTTCGTGGGTGATGACGTCGCTCTGCTGCGGACGCATGGCGGGATCCTGGCGCCGGGGGAGACGGAGATCGCTCCGGAGCTGGCGGTGCGGTCGACCTGGGTCCTGGTCAAGGAGGACGGCGAGTGGAAGCTGGCCGGCTATCAGAACAGTCCGCGTGGCACCGGCGCGACGCTGCGCTGGTAA
- a CDS encoding SgcJ/EcaC family oxidoreductase — MSTAVSTWGNASELLAAGGVEEDLSYYREFTSDDEKAVLSVAMRIQAAWAANDADAFAGLFAENGSLLMRDEQLTSREQIRDFMAAGFAGPLKGARVSGGPLLVTFLSDDAAMVITEGGIIPDGESTVSPENEIRALWVIVKGNDGTPELLSHQSSPVKG; from the coding sequence ATGTCCACTGCGGTTTCCACGTGGGGCAACGCCTCAGAGCTGCTTGCCGCCGGCGGGGTCGAGGAAGACCTCTCGTACTACCGGGAGTTCACGAGCGACGACGAGAAGGCGGTCCTCTCCGTAGCCATGCGGATACAGGCCGCCTGGGCGGCCAACGACGCCGACGCCTTCGCCGGCCTGTTCGCCGAGAACGGAAGCCTGCTCATGCGGGACGAGCAGCTCACCAGCCGCGAGCAGATCCGCGACTTCATGGCCGCGGGATTCGCCGGGCCGTTGAAGGGCGCCAGGGTCAGCGGCGGCCCCCTCCTGGTGACATTCCTCAGCGACGACGCCGCCATGGTGATCACCGAGGGAGGGATCATCCCGGACGGGGAATCCACCGTTTCCCCCGAGAACGAGATCCGGGCCCTGTGGGTGATCGTCAAGGGAAACGACGGCACACCCGAACTCCTGTCCCACCAGAGCAGCCCGGTCAAGGGCTGA
- a CDS encoding SgcJ/EcaC family oxidoreductase — MSVVGSGLDAYYGSFTSEREKAALGVPLRLVAAWSKNDADGMADEFTEDGVLILPGDVLKKGREEVRSFMAAAYAGPFKGTGVTGQPVDVRFVGDDVALLRTHGGILAPGETEIAPELAVRSTWVLVKEDGEWKLAGYQNSPRGTGATLRW, encoded by the coding sequence ATGTCTGTTGTGGGTTCCGGTCTGGATGCCTATTACGGGTCGTTCACGAGTGAGCGTGAGAAGGCGGCTCTGGGTGTTCCGTTGCGTCTGGTGGCCGCGTGGTCGAAGAATGACGCGGACGGGATGGCGGATGAGTTCACCGAGGACGGTGTTCTGATTCTTCCCGGTGATGTGCTGAAGAAGGGCCGTGAGGAGGTCCGTTCGTTCATGGCGGCTGCTTATGCGGGGCCGTTCAAGGGGACGGGTGTGACGGGTCAGCCGGTCGATGTGCGATTCGTGGGTGATGACGTCGCTCTGCTGCGGACGCATGGCGGGATCCTGGCGCCGGGGGAGACGGAGATCGCTCCGGAGCTGGCGGTGCGGTCGACCTGGGTCCTGGTCAAGGAGGACGGCGAGTGGAAGCTGGCCGGCTATCAGAACAGTCCGCGTGGCACCGGCGCGACGCTGCGCTGGTAA
- a CDS encoding SgcJ/EcaC family oxidoreductase produces MSSKAATLVSQAKQWAGNYGPYSNGEEGAAYTAPLRVRAAWESQDADAVAGMFTQNGSLLLGDEQLTSREEIRDHLKKAFQGRYRGTRIPEEPLEVRLLAPDVALAVTQGGLVAEGASTWTPENEYRAMWVLAKRDGDWQVVCRQTSPVKG; encoded by the coding sequence ATGTCCTCGAAGGCGGCGACGCTGGTCAGCCAGGCCAAGCAGTGGGCCGGCAACTACGGCCCGTATTCCAATGGGGAGGAAGGCGCCGCGTACACCGCGCCCCTGCGCGTCCGGGCCGCCTGGGAGTCCCAGGACGCCGACGCGGTCGCCGGTATGTTCACGCAGAACGGCAGCCTGCTCCTGGGCGACGAGCAGCTGACGAGCCGTGAGGAGATCAGGGACCACCTGAAGAAGGCCTTCCAGGGGCGGTACCGCGGCACACGGATCCCGGAGGAGCCCCTGGAGGTCAGACTGCTCGCCCCGGACGTCGCACTCGCCGTCACCCAGGGCGGACTCGTCGCCGAGGGAGCCTCGACCTGGACGCCCGAGAACGAGTACCGGGCGATGTGGGTCCTCGCCAAGCGGGACGGCGACTGGCAGGTCGTCTGCCGCCAGACCAGCCCGGTCAAGGGCTGA
- a CDS encoding TSUP family transporter, with amino-acid sequence MVRGEAVAGKQRLPKVLVVNAVLAGAVWAVWFLVWGPGYFDVLAGNWRVALTMVFGSLVGGGTSEGGGAIAFPVLTKVLAVPPDQARIFTFAIQSVGMAAASLSILLCRVPVERRVVFYGSAAGVPGVVLSATLLAPLVPLPTVRALFTMLLVALAVALFIQLRQRGYRRNAVIPVWTGRERGLVLVAGFAGGVVSGVVGVGENCVMFLLLVLLFRISEKVATPTTVVMMTVVSIAAFLTHVWVVGDFTGPVVGYWVAAAPVVAVGAPLGAWICTRLTPVAIRAVLFVLIGSELVSTLLLVPFTPGMVVASVLTLALFTGLCLVLVMRDGYAAPPVQDPGPGAGARVPVDAARTP; translated from the coding sequence ATGGTGAGAGGGGAAGCGGTGGCGGGGAAGCAGCGGTTGCCCAAGGTCCTGGTGGTCAACGCCGTGCTCGCCGGGGCGGTGTGGGCGGTCTGGTTCCTGGTGTGGGGCCCCGGCTACTTCGACGTGCTCGCCGGCAACTGGCGGGTGGCGCTGACGATGGTGTTCGGTTCGCTGGTGGGCGGTGGGACCAGTGAGGGCGGCGGCGCGATCGCGTTCCCGGTCCTGACGAAGGTGCTGGCCGTTCCGCCGGACCAGGCCCGGATCTTCACGTTCGCCATCCAGTCCGTGGGGATGGCGGCCGCTTCGCTGTCCATCCTGCTGTGCAGGGTGCCCGTGGAGCGGCGGGTGGTGTTCTACGGTTCGGCCGCCGGGGTGCCGGGCGTGGTGCTGAGCGCGACGCTGCTCGCGCCGCTCGTACCGCTGCCGACCGTACGGGCGCTGTTCACCATGCTGTTGGTGGCGCTCGCGGTGGCGCTGTTCATCCAGTTGCGTCAGCGGGGCTACCGGCGCAACGCCGTCATTCCGGTGTGGACGGGGAGGGAACGGGGCCTGGTCCTGGTCGCGGGTTTCGCGGGCGGGGTCGTCAGCGGGGTGGTCGGTGTGGGCGAGAACTGTGTGATGTTCCTGCTCCTGGTGCTGCTGTTCCGGATCTCGGAGAAGGTGGCCACCCCGACGACGGTGGTGATGATGACGGTGGTGTCGATCGCCGCGTTCCTCACCCATGTGTGGGTGGTCGGGGACTTCACCGGTCCGGTGGTCGGGTACTGGGTGGCCGCCGCCCCCGTGGTGGCCGTCGGTGCCCCGCTGGGTGCGTGGATCTGTACCCGGCTCACCCCGGTCGCGATCCGCGCCGTGCTCTTCGTCCTGATCGGCTCCGAGTTGGTCAGCACGCTGCTGCTGGTGCCGTTCACGCCGGGCATGGTGGTGGCCAGCGTCCTGACGCTGGCCCTGTTCACCGGGCTGTGCCTGGTGCTCGTCATGCGGGACGGCTACGCGGCACCGCCCGTTCAGGACCCGGGCCCGGGGGCGGGGGCACGGGTCCCGGTGGACGCCGCGAGAACGCCCTGA